A DNA window from Kitasatospora viridis contains the following coding sequences:
- a CDS encoding NAD-dependent epimerase/dehydratase family protein has translation MHLTSASHSVSTSSPARTAGAASTQPLRLLVLGGTRFLGRAVVEAALAEGHQVTLFNRGRTNPGLFPEVETVIGDRTADLSDLSDLSTPANPGGPTGRHWDAVIDVAGYLPEVVARSVNALRGRVDRYLFISSLSVLADQSTVQDEDGEVLRLCEGTPPHELYGARKAACEQAVLDGFGSQATIIRPGMIVGPHDPTDRFAYWPRRFARGGRVLLPGDPADAAQFIDVRDLADWILRCVRSALGGTFNTTGRPMHFGDFFAGCSTVTRSTAEPVWVSSERLLGAGVDPWMGVPMWIADPACAAINQVDVSRALGAGLTLRPLERTLLDTLA, from the coding sequence GTGCACCTCACCAGCGCTTCCCACTCTGTCAGCACGTCCAGCCCCGCCCGCACCGCCGGCGCCGCCAGCACCCAACCGCTGCGCCTGCTCGTCCTGGGCGGCACCCGCTTCCTCGGCCGCGCCGTCGTCGAGGCCGCGCTCGCCGAGGGCCACCAGGTGACCCTGTTCAACCGGGGCCGTACCAACCCGGGCCTCTTCCCGGAGGTCGAGACCGTCATCGGCGATCGCACCGCTGACCTCTCCGACCTATCCGACCTCTCCACCCCCGCCAACCCGGGCGGGCCGACCGGGCGCCACTGGGACGCGGTCATCGACGTCGCCGGCTACCTCCCCGAGGTGGTGGCCCGCTCGGTCAACGCCCTCCGGGGCCGAGTTGACCGTTACCTCTTCATCTCCTCGCTCTCCGTCCTGGCCGACCAGAGCACCGTGCAGGACGAGGACGGCGAGGTGCTCCGCCTGTGCGAAGGCACGCCGCCGCACGAGCTGTACGGAGCACGCAAGGCCGCCTGCGAGCAGGCCGTGCTCGATGGCTTCGGCTCGCAGGCCACGATCATCCGTCCCGGCATGATCGTCGGGCCGCACGATCCCACGGACCGGTTCGCGTACTGGCCGCGCCGGTTCGCCCGTGGTGGCCGGGTCCTGCTCCCCGGCGATCCGGCGGACGCCGCGCAGTTCATCGACGTCCGCGACCTCGCGGACTGGATCCTGCGGTGCGTCCGCTCCGCTCTCGGCGGCACCTTCAACACCACCGGCCGGCCGATGCACTTCGGGGACTTCTTCGCCGGCTGTAGCACCGTCACCCGCTCGACGGCGGAGCCCGTGTGGGTCTCCAGCGAACGACTGCTCGGCGCCGGAGTCGATCCCTGGATGGGGGTTCCGATGTGGATCGCCGATCCGGCTTGTGCCGCCATCAACCAGGTCGACGTCTCGCGGGCCCTCGGTGCCGGCCTGACGCTGCGTCCGCTGGAACGGACGCTGCTCGACACACTCGCCTGA
- a CDS encoding Ig domain-containing protein, giving the protein MPIARSRTGGSLKRLLLTVVALGVATAGLTGTAGAQAQPTPPSAGSATGSNTHPAGEGWQQINGTWVQLGASRPHVMPNATTFAKQQAAQAAAAKSGGTGGGATAQAATPNGIVTPDNNYDLQMTYRGGQDSIGVTTGAPKVYLVLWGNQWGKQGTDPATGDATFTGDPDQAVPYQQEFFKGLGSSTDTWSKVMTQYCEGIPAASDYCPTTANHTGFPLAGQTLAGIWYDNSAPSPQAATEPQIAAEAVAAAKHFGNVQANQNRNVQYVIDTPQGEDSDKWKELGYCAWHTFTRTASSGTLAYTLMPYLTDVGACGTNWINPGPRGRLDGYGIIGGHEYAETITDQNPSGAWTDATGQEIGDKCSWIQVGRNGGMFNLQLSTGSFPVQTMWSNYDHLCMGNDPLFTNTPLLVTQPCEQSLQVGKPVDIPVLASDAAGRPISYSAKGLPSGLKINATTGHITGTTKATGWKTITVTGKDDQGNNQSQTFKAGFFTGPQVGCAPIEQLNDAGFENGTSDHYDWNPSGYNIITPSSAHQAHTGNGYAWLGQDTATDDSITQWVETTPGYSQEHFSFWLNITGNAQGTSAATGAPLDTLSLELYDQYTGNYIGTVRTWNNLNATNGYQLQQLDLTPFVAPEFGSTVGIKLVAHETSGKTAFLIDDASVKLT; this is encoded by the coding sequence GTGCCCATCGCACGCTCACGCACCGGCGGCTCGCTGAAGCGCCTGCTACTGACCGTCGTCGCCTTAGGAGTCGCCACCGCCGGCCTGACCGGCACCGCCGGCGCCCAAGCACAGCCGACACCTCCCTCCGCCGGCTCGGCGACCGGCTCCAACACCCACCCCGCGGGCGAGGGCTGGCAGCAGATCAACGGCACCTGGGTGCAGCTCGGCGCCAGCCGCCCGCACGTGATGCCGAACGCCACCACCTTCGCCAAGCAGCAGGCCGCCCAGGCCGCCGCCGCGAAGAGCGGCGGCACCGGTGGCGGCGCCACCGCGCAGGCTGCCACCCCGAACGGGATCGTCACCCCGGACAACAACTACGACCTGCAGATGACCTACCGCGGCGGCCAGGACTCGATCGGTGTCACCACCGGCGCGCCGAAGGTCTACTTGGTCCTCTGGGGGAACCAGTGGGGCAAGCAGGGCACCGACCCGGCCACCGGCGACGCCACCTTCACCGGTGACCCCGACCAGGCAGTGCCCTACCAGCAGGAGTTCTTCAAGGGCCTGGGCAGCAGCACCGACACCTGGTCCAAGGTCATGACGCAGTACTGCGAGGGCATCCCGGCGGCCTCGGACTACTGCCCGACCACCGCCAACCACACCGGCTTCCCGCTGGCCGGTCAGACCCTGGCCGGTATCTGGTACGACAACTCCGCGCCCTCCCCGCAGGCTGCGACCGAGCCGCAGATCGCCGCCGAGGCGGTCGCGGCCGCCAAGCACTTCGGCAACGTCCAGGCGAACCAGAACCGGAACGTCCAGTACGTCATCGACACCCCGCAGGGCGAGGACTCCGACAAGTGGAAGGAGCTCGGCTACTGCGCCTGGCACACCTTCACCCGGACCGCCTCGTCGGGCACCCTGGCCTACACCCTGATGCCGTACCTGACCGACGTCGGCGCCTGCGGCACCAACTGGATCAACCCGGGTCCGCGCGGCCGCCTCGACGGCTACGGCATCATCGGCGGCCACGAGTACGCCGAGACCATCACCGACCAGAACCCGTCCGGTGCCTGGACCGACGCCACCGGCCAGGAGATCGGTGACAAGTGCTCCTGGATCCAGGTCGGCCGCAACGGCGGGATGTTCAACCTCCAGCTCTCCACCGGCAGCTTCCCGGTGCAGACCATGTGGTCCAACTACGACCACCTCTGCATGGGCAACGACCCGCTCTTCACCAACACCCCGCTGCTGGTCACCCAGCCGTGTGAGCAGAGCCTGCAGGTCGGCAAGCCGGTCGACATCCCGGTGCTGGCCTCGGACGCGGCCGGCCGCCCGATCAGCTACAGCGCCAAGGGCCTGCCCAGCGGCCTGAAGATCAACGCGACCACCGGTCACATCACCGGCACCACCAAGGCGACCGGCTGGAAGACCATCACGGTCACCGGCAAGGACGACCAGGGCAACAACCAAAGCCAGACCTTCAAGGCCGGCTTCTTCACGGGCCCGCAGGTCGGTTGCGCCCCGATCGAGCAGCTCAACGACGCCGGCTTCGAGAACGGCACCTCCGACCACTACGACTGGAACCCGTCCGGGTACAACATCATCACCCCGTCCTCGGCGCACCAGGCCCACACCGGCAACGGCTACGCCTGGCTCGGCCAGGACACCGCCACCGACGACTCGATCACCCAGTGGGTCGAGACCACCCCGGGCTACAGCCAGGAGCACTTCTCCTTCTGGCTGAACATCACCGGGAACGCCCAGGGCACCTCGGCCGCGACCGGCGCCCCGCTGGACACCCTCTCGCTGGAGCTCTACGACCAGTACACCGGCAACTACATCGGTACCGTGCGCACCTGGAACAACCTCAACGCGACCAACGGCTACCAGCTCCAGCAGCTGGACCTGACCCCGTTCGTCGCACCGGAGTTCGGCTCCACGGTGGGCATCAAGCTGGTCGCGCACGAGACCAGCGGCAAGACCGCCTTCCTGATCGACGACGCCTCGGTGAAGCTCACCTGA
- a CDS encoding styrene monooxygenase/indole monooxygenase family protein: MRRIAIAGAGQAGLQLGLGLLAAGFEVTVVAARTPGEVRGGPVLSSQAMFGPALRIEAAAGLDLWSGEVPRVGAVRSVLAAPPAVRALEFTMVPDEPAESVDQRLKMARWLELLEERGGRVEYRTLDRAGLTKLALRHELTVVATGRGEPASFFERDASRSRHDRPLRTISCLYVHGVGSPEPATEPMARLHALPGLGELYLQPALTRSGPCSILLWEAVPGGPLDCFADRPGPREQAKRIREVLAEFVPWEAELWAGAEPTDKGAGLYGSVTPTVRRPVAELAPELPVLGIGDTVVLNDPITGQGANSAARAAEHYLRAIVEHGSAPFTAEWMQDTFEAFWEQHARHAVDFTSAMLTVPDHLQAVFAAAAAHPEVARRFANTYADPADYAHWLATPELTSAYLGGF; encoded by the coding sequence ATGCGGCGGATCGCGATCGCGGGGGCCGGCCAGGCAGGACTGCAGCTGGGGCTGGGACTGCTGGCCGCCGGGTTCGAGGTGACGGTGGTCGCCGCCCGGACACCCGGCGAGGTGCGCGGCGGGCCGGTGCTGTCGAGCCAGGCGATGTTCGGCCCGGCCCTGCGGATCGAGGCGGCGGCGGGGCTGGACCTGTGGTCCGGCGAGGTGCCCCGGGTCGGCGCCGTCCGCTCGGTGCTCGCCGCCCCGCCCGCGGTGCGCGCACTGGAGTTCACCATGGTGCCGGACGAGCCGGCCGAGTCGGTGGACCAGCGCCTGAAGATGGCCCGTTGGCTGGAACTGCTGGAGGAACGCGGCGGCCGCGTGGAGTACCGCACCCTGGATCGCGCCGGCCTGACCAAGCTGGCGCTGCGCCACGAACTGACCGTCGTCGCCACCGGACGGGGCGAGCCGGCCTCCTTCTTCGAACGGGACGCCTCGCGCTCCCGGCACGACCGACCGCTGCGCACCATCTCCTGCCTCTACGTGCACGGGGTCGGCTCGCCGGAGCCGGCCACCGAGCCGATGGCGCGGCTGCACGCGCTGCCCGGCCTCGGCGAGCTCTACCTGCAGCCCGCGCTCACCCGCTCCGGGCCGTGTTCGATCCTGCTCTGGGAGGCGGTTCCCGGCGGGCCGCTGGACTGCTTCGCGGACCGGCCCGGGCCGCGCGAGCAGGCCAAGCGGATCCGCGAGGTGCTGGCCGAGTTCGTGCCGTGGGAGGCCGAGCTGTGGGCCGGGGCCGAACCCACCGACAAGGGCGCCGGACTGTACGGCTCGGTGACCCCGACGGTGCGCCGGCCGGTTGCCGAACTCGCCCCGGAGCTGCCGGTGCTGGGGATCGGCGACACCGTCGTGCTGAACGACCCGATCACCGGCCAGGGTGCCAACAGTGCGGCCCGGGCGGCCGAACACTACCTGCGCGCGATCGTCGAGCACGGCAGCGCTCCGTTCACCGCCGAGTGGATGCAGGACACCTTCGAGGCCTTCTGGGAGCAGCACGCCCGGCACGCCGTGGACTTCACCTCGGCGATGCTGACGGTGCCGGACCACCTGCAGGCCGTCTTCGCGGCCGCGGCCGCGCACCCGGAGGTGGCCCGGCGGTTCGCCAACACCTACGCGGACCCGGCGGACTACGCGCACTGGCTCGCCACGCCGGAGCTGACGTCGGCTTACCTGGGCGGCTTCTGA
- a CDS encoding GNAT family N-acetyltransferase gives MDTDWTTRAETPADRAAVRGVNLAAFPTADEADLVDALRADPAAWIDGLSIVAVDGAGGGAGGGDGTVVGHALLTRCHIGEEPALCLAPCAVLPEYQRTGAGSAAVRAALAAAVEQGERWVVVLGHPGYYPRFGFGRAGAHGIRISIDVPDEALMALALDPAHPLPAGLVHYAQPFGI, from the coding sequence ATGGACACCGACTGGACCACCCGAGCCGAGACCCCCGCCGACCGGGCCGCCGTGCGCGGGGTCAACCTGGCCGCCTTCCCGACCGCCGACGAGGCCGACCTGGTGGATGCCCTGCGCGCCGACCCGGCGGCCTGGATCGACGGGCTCTCGATCGTGGCCGTGGACGGGGCCGGGGGCGGGGCCGGGGGCGGGGACGGAACAGTGGTGGGCCACGCGCTGCTGACGCGCTGCCACATCGGTGAGGAACCCGCGCTCTGTCTCGCGCCGTGCGCGGTGCTCCCGGAGTACCAGCGCACCGGCGCCGGCTCAGCAGCCGTCCGGGCCGCGCTGGCGGCCGCGGTGGAGCAGGGAGAGCGGTGGGTGGTGGTGCTCGGGCACCCCGGGTACTACCCGCGCTTCGGGTTCGGCCGGGCCGGCGCGCACGGGATCCGGATCTCCATCGACGTCCCCGACGAGGCGCTGATGGCCCTGGCCTTGGACCCGGCGCACCCGCTCCCCGCCGGCCTGGTGCACTACGCGCAGCCCTTCGGGATCTGA